A region of Pseudomonadota bacterium DNA encodes the following proteins:
- a CDS encoding tetratricopeptide repeat protein, with protein sequence MTRIGDIWSKRSPGCGAVLLASAVLLAGAIALAGCTHTRTVPDTITRRLGGQRYAGHFVSPYSYEWFVRGELAVTREDYSQAIEAYRRALAGSEQDVLVLSRLALALTRLGQTRQAQAVLKRAAALDRHSESVWITRGQLAEKQGRWDAALVAYGWALARAPHSDSAASSLGRVLERLGARERALAVLAASARMHAGAPLSPTHTRLLNSLVAQRPARLLSYTEASASAETAPGDLMVSEAKRALATGRPATAVRLLDAIGDPSVARALRLEAWLHAGHRARAENLLVLEPLATLGIPSELARAYLRLDRPERASELARAAWSASADHATLLALVEAELVLENYREATRQLGRVLRAEPALPGTRAALRDCLVANGMQWLANELGALPATAQ encoded by the coding sequence ATGACGAGGATTGGGGACATTTGGAGCAAGCGAAGTCCAGGCTGCGGCGCAGTGCTCTTGGCGAGTGCAGTGCTTTTGGCGGGTGCAATCGCGCTGGCCGGGTGCACGCACACGCGAACCGTGCCCGATACCATCACGCGCCGGCTGGGGGGGCAGCGCTACGCCGGGCACTTTGTCTCGCCCTACTCCTACGAATGGTTCGTGCGCGGTGAGCTCGCCGTCACGCGCGAGGACTACAGCCAGGCCATCGAGGCCTACCGTCGGGCACTGGCCGGGTCCGAACAGGACGTGCTGGTGCTCAGCCGCCTGGCCTTGGCCCTGACTCGGCTGGGGCAAACACGGCAAGCACAGGCGGTGTTGAAACGCGCCGCAGCACTGGACCGGCACTCGGAGAGCGTGTGGATCACACGCGGGCAGCTTGCCGAGAAGCAAGGGCGTTGGGATGCGGCTTTGGTTGCTTACGGCTGGGCGCTGGCACGAGCCCCGCATTCCGATTCCGCAGCGTCGTCGCTCGGCCGGGTCCTCGAGCGGTTGGGCGCACGCGAGCGCGCACTGGCCGTGCTCGCGGCGAGCGCCCGCATGCACGCGGGCGCACCGCTGAGCCCAACGCACACGCGGCTGCTGAACTCGCTTGTTGCGCAACGTCCTGCCCGGCTGCTTTCCTACACCGAAGCCTCGGCGAGCGCCGAGACCGCGCCCGGGGATCTGATGGTATCGGAAGCGAAGAGAGCCCTGGCCACAGGACGACCGGCAACGGCGGTACGATTGCTCGACGCGATCGGCGATCCCAGCGTCGCACGCGCTCTTCGACTCGAGGCTTGGTTGCACGCGGGACATAGGGCGCGGGCCGAGAACCTGCTGGTGCTCGAGCCCCTGGCCACGTTGGGCATTCCAAGCGAACTAGCGAGAGCCTACCTCAGGCTCGATCGGCCGGAGCGAGCCTCCGAGCTAGCCCGGGCAGCCTGGTCGGCGTCGGCCGATCATGCGACGCTGCTCGCCTTGGTCGAGGCGGAACTGGTGCTCGAGAACTACCGAGAGGCCACCAGGCAGCTCGGCCGGGTACTGCGAGCCGAGCCAGCTCTACCCGGGACGCGCGCCGCCCTGCGGGATTGCCTGGTTGCCAACGGCATGCAATGGCTCGCGAACGAGCTTGGCGCCCTACCTGCGACCGCTCAGTAG
- a CDS encoding (Fe-S)-binding protein: MNPVAMTLMLVLLWAAFSWSAARRWRLLAAGRQEPTFGLAHGAWLRRLTDTLVYALGQRRMPYYRAAGVAHIMIFAGFCILLVRTLVLWGRGYDEAFTVWGLLALEHPLGSTYNVIKDLFAVLVIAGSLVFVYLRLVTRPKRLALGLEGLIILGIIISMMLADLLYDAANLVLLAKAAGGQASWNPIEPAGSLLALGLASLEPDADMLQVLRGFGFWWHSAFVLIFLNLLPYSKHFHVITAIPNVFTRSLEPPGKLPKTEDLEGRVEREESLGIVTIRDLSWKDILDLYTCTECGRCSDNCPAYLSGKSLSPKHVTLALRDHLYACEAELVPGTESRVERSEAAPELGRGAPEASYFVPSSPVALLPHVLRPEVVWACTTCRACEQECPVMISYVDKFVRLRRDRVMIDNEFPTELTKPFNGIETNGNPWNLSSMDRAAWCEGLDVPLVSDKRDAPVLYWVGCAASYDDRAKRIARATAKLLKAAGVDFAILGTEERCTGDPARRAGNEYLFQMLAAANVETLNNYGAMRKTIITTCPHCFNALLNEYSDFGGQYEVVHHTDYLLGLLAQRKLVPAQTVTAEVAYHDSCYLGRYNDIYESPRAILESIPGVRVKEVKHWNRKRGLCCGAGGAQMFMEEQGESRVNVKRTLQLLDTGASTIASACPFCMTMLTDGLKAHDREDVAQLDVAELLERSLDLAPQGQQQARGRHEA; this comes from the coding sequence GTGAATCCAGTCGCCATGACTCTGATGCTCGTCCTTTTGTGGGCGGCGTTCAGCTGGTCGGCCGCACGGCGCTGGCGGCTGCTCGCGGCGGGCAGACAGGAACCGACATTCGGCTTGGCACACGGTGCTTGGCTGAGACGCTTGACCGACACCTTGGTCTACGCGCTCGGCCAGCGTCGAATGCCCTACTATCGGGCGGCGGGCGTAGCGCACATCATGATCTTCGCGGGTTTTTGCATCCTGCTTGTGCGGACCCTGGTGCTGTGGGGTCGAGGCTACGACGAAGCCTTCACCGTGTGGGGCCTGCTTGCGCTCGAGCACCCGCTTGGGTCGACCTACAACGTGATCAAAGATCTCTTTGCCGTTCTGGTCATTGCAGGCTCGCTGGTGTTCGTGTACTTGCGGCTCGTGACGCGCCCGAAGCGTCTGGCTCTCGGCCTGGAAGGACTGATCATCCTGGGCATCATCATCTCGATGATGCTGGCCGATCTGCTGTACGACGCTGCGAATCTCGTCCTGCTGGCGAAGGCAGCTGGAGGGCAAGCGAGTTGGAACCCCATCGAGCCGGCCGGCTCTCTGCTGGCTCTGGGCCTTGCCTCCTTGGAGCCGGACGCCGACATGCTGCAGGTGCTGCGTGGCTTCGGCTTCTGGTGGCATTCTGCTTTTGTTCTCATCTTTCTCAACCTGCTGCCGTACTCGAAGCACTTCCATGTGATCACCGCGATACCGAACGTGTTCACCCGCAGCCTCGAACCGCCGGGAAAGCTGCCGAAGACCGAGGACTTGGAAGGCAGAGTCGAGCGCGAGGAGTCCCTGGGTATCGTCACTATCCGCGATCTGAGCTGGAAAGATATTCTTGATTTGTACACCTGTACGGAGTGCGGTCGTTGCAGCGACAACTGTCCTGCGTACTTGAGCGGCAAATCGCTTTCGCCGAAACACGTGACGCTCGCCTTGCGCGATCACCTATACGCCTGCGAGGCCGAGCTCGTTCCGGGAACCGAGAGCCGCGTAGAGCGATCGGAGGCGGCGCCGGAATTGGGTCGGGGCGCGCCCGAGGCTAGCTATTTCGTACCGAGCAGCCCCGTGGCGCTGCTGCCCCACGTGCTCAGGCCCGAGGTGGTCTGGGCATGCACGACCTGCCGAGCCTGTGAGCAGGAGTGTCCGGTCATGATCAGCTATGTGGACAAGTTCGTTCGCCTGCGGCGCGACCGGGTCATGATCGACAACGAGTTTCCCACCGAGCTCACCAAACCCTTCAACGGCATCGAGACCAACGGCAACCCCTGGAACCTGTCCTCCATGGATCGCGCGGCCTGGTGTGAGGGGTTGGACGTGCCCCTGGTATCGGATAAGCGCGATGCACCCGTGTTGTATTGGGTGGGGTGCGCGGCAAGCTACGACGATCGGGCCAAACGCATCGCCCGCGCTACGGCGAAGCTGCTGAAGGCGGCGGGCGTAGACTTCGCAATCCTCGGCACTGAAGAGCGGTGTACCGGGGACCCGGCAAGACGAGCGGGCAACGAGTACCTCTTTCAGATGCTGGCGGCAGCCAACGTAGAAACGCTGAACAACTACGGCGCCATGCGCAAGACCATCATCACTACCTGCCCACATTGTTTCAATGCACTGCTCAATGAGTACAGCGATTTCGGTGGCCAGTATGAAGTAGTTCATCATACGGACTATCTGTTGGGGCTGCTCGCCCAACGCAAGCTTGTACCTGCCCAGACGGTGACCGCGGAGGTGGCCTACCATGACAGCTGTTACCTAGGTCGGTACAACGATATCTACGAGTCTCCGCGCGCGATCCTGGAGTCGATACCCGGGGTTCGGGTCAAGGAAGTCAAGCACTGGAATCGCAAGCGCGGGCTGTGCTGCGGCGCGGGTGGAGCTCAGATGTTCATGGAGGAGCAAGGCGAGAGCAGGGTCAACGTGAAGCGCACCCTTCAGCTGCTCGACACAGGCGCCAGCACCATCGCCAGCGCGTGTCCCTTTTGCATGACCATGCTGACCGATGGGCTAAAGGCACACGACCGCGAGGACGTCGCACAATTGGATGTGGCCGAGCTGCTCGAACGCTCGCTGGATCTCGCGCCGCAAGGGCAGCAACAGGCCCGAGGAAGGCACGAGGCATGA
- a CDS encoding flagellar biosynthetic protein FliO produces MLVDVTNDASLLLLSRAHLDASSLTAPWGYLGEAVKALLALLGVCALALFVLRLAARYGLGRQGEGHYLKLRERLPLGPKQAVYLVEAGRRLLLIGIGANGAPSLLAQLPARELESGQGNGPLDDAERPPSLLRQAKTDRSGLGEPTHRP; encoded by the coding sequence ATGTTGGTGGACGTCACGAACGACGCGTCGCTGCTCCTGCTGTCGCGGGCGCACCTGGATGCCTCGTCGCTAACCGCACCCTGGGGCTACCTGGGCGAGGCGGTCAAGGCTCTGCTCGCCCTGTTGGGCGTTTGCGCCTTGGCGTTGTTCGTACTCAGACTTGCCGCACGATACGGTCTTGGGCGGCAGGGCGAGGGCCACTACCTCAAGTTGCGCGAACGGCTCCCTCTTGGGCCCAAGCAAGCCGTGTACTTGGTGGAGGCGGGACGCCGGCTGCTCCTGATTGGGATCGGGGCCAACGGAGCCCCCAGCCTGCTGGCCCAGCTGCCTGCGCGCGAGCTCGAATCGGGACAGGGCAACGGCCCCCTTGACGACGCTGAACGACCGCCGAGCCTGCTTCGGCAGGCCAAAACGGACAGGTCGGGGCTCGGTGAACCGACGCACCGGCCATGA
- a CDS encoding EscR/YscR/HrcR family type III secretion system export apparatus protein produces MSTSLTSWGPFVIFAALPLLFLATTSFVKLSFVLSLLRNALGTGQVPSSLVVAVLAAILSLYVMVPVGAQMARAVAPAADRIDWQGEPLQGASRQAVWDALKSGREPLRAFLKRNAGGDELALFEELAKRKGETDAAGLQVTREDFLVVVPAFLITELAEAFEIGFLLFIPFVVIDMVIGAILLALGMHMLSPTSVSLPFKLLLFVLVDGWSLLSRALIVGYQ; encoded by the coding sequence ATGAGCACCAGCTTGACCTCATGGGGGCCGTTCGTGATCTTCGCGGCGCTGCCGCTTCTGTTCCTGGCTACGACGAGTTTCGTGAAGCTCTCCTTCGTGCTTTCGCTGTTGCGTAACGCCCTTGGTACGGGTCAAGTTCCATCTTCGCTCGTGGTGGCCGTGCTGGCCGCAATCCTGAGCCTCTACGTCATGGTGCCTGTCGGAGCGCAGATGGCACGCGCGGTTGCTCCGGCGGCCGATCGCATCGATTGGCAAGGCGAGCCCCTCCAGGGCGCGAGCCGCCAGGCGGTTTGGGACGCCCTCAAGTCCGGAAGGGAGCCTCTGAGGGCATTCCTGAAGCGCAATGCGGGTGGCGATGAGCTGGCGCTCTTTGAGGAGCTCGCCAAGCGAAAGGGCGAAACCGATGCAGCCGGCCTGCAGGTCACGAGGGAGGATTTCCTGGTTGTGGTTCCGGCCTTCCTGATCACCGAACTGGCGGAAGCGTTCGAGATAGGCTTCCTGCTGTTCATCCCCTTTGTGGTGATCGATATGGTCATCGGCGCCATCCTGTTGGCGCTCGGCATGCACATGCTGTCGCCCACCTCGGTATCGCTGCCCTTCAAGCTGCTGCTGTTTGTGCTTGTCGATGGATGGAGTCTGCTCTCGCGCGCCCTGATTGTCGGATATCAGTAG
- a CDS encoding protein kinase — MNLCHQCSTALRDDDRFCAACGSAVVAAGVPADSFVGRTFSGAYRVFELIGVGGMGRVYRAEQSTLGRTVAIKVIHPRLLADESSVARFYREARASSSLNHPNSVSIIDFGRTDDGVLYLVMEYLRGKDLSRLMVEEGPLPFTRICNILCGVLAALGEAHELGVIHRDLKPENIIVERLRSGTDLVKVVDFGLAKVLSPGSSSITAPNLVCGTPDYMAPEQGRGQSVDGRGDIYAVGVLLFEMLTGRLPFEADTPTMVVLKHITEPVPDPRRLCPHRDIPKPLIDVVFTALQKEADDRFQGAEQMSAALRSASALMQPLTGSEVRCPTCGARTPRRHRFCGECGAPVAPHQLEAGGGSLPQGPTSVRPRMSYVPRWRGTSGPLLGRDNEMRQVRELLATPPRGVSHLRLEGEPGVGKTRMLAEIAARAADEGCFVVGAGPHQSATLVPYEPVKNLLLVLVDGDDDSMESLPSEHSLPPLARAGLCELRCPSGLVGSERMSRAGAVAAALAEGLRIAGERTKVDRFVLLLDDLHRCDGLTGEVLLQLGRFIDDKFVLVVTAGPTPSGHAPEGSLRITLDGLLPDEALRLWSITQSAGSASMVEQAVEQALAAQPRLPPLYIEQLRELSATGTQSSDAVPPRLADVVAQRVERLDIASRRVLQAAAVLGVRCQRSALAQIVDRHDLSALGTLKTLRFVCMDDKDDEVSIAHPFIRDLVAASIPAQARRELHGRALQVAVDTGAPLEVRADHAFHADELMTALMLSERVGDEALRRGDPQSAILSFQRGLGLARREMLGLGDASFEAAIATFGRKLAIALEQTGDLVRADGVLRETLELVAPNSSQRARMLRVLGRIGVQRGRQREAGRRLGQALEIATANGDKIGQAEAQLELTKLRIASDDLDGADSGFQVACRLLHEAEAAPAQRGRALLEHAQFLCRHEQRSAARLVLERAQKLARGVGGSHLAARVSGLRAEVALSEHDVALAERCFSDAAALAAEAGDADGAERWHREALRLRDASRGSVNDGALAQKQP; from the coding sequence ATGAACTTGTGCCATCAATGCAGTACTGCGTTACGGGACGATGACCGCTTCTGTGCGGCTTGCGGCAGTGCCGTCGTGGCCGCCGGCGTGCCGGCCGACTCCTTTGTGGGCCGTACTTTCAGCGGCGCCTACCGAGTGTTTGAGCTCATCGGGGTCGGGGGTATGGGTCGTGTCTACCGTGCCGAGCAGAGTACGCTGGGTAGGACCGTCGCCATCAAGGTCATTCACCCGCGGCTGTTGGCTGACGAGTCCTCGGTCGCCCGCTTTTATCGGGAAGCCAGGGCGTCCAGCAGCCTGAATCACCCGAACAGCGTAAGCATCATTGATTTCGGGCGCACCGATGACGGTGTCTTATACCTGGTGATGGAGTACCTGCGCGGCAAGGATCTGTCGCGCCTGATGGTTGAAGAAGGGCCGCTGCCCTTCACCCGCATCTGCAACATTCTGTGCGGAGTGCTCGCTGCTTTGGGAGAGGCGCATGAGCTCGGCGTGATTCACCGCGACCTGAAGCCGGAAAACATAATCGTCGAGCGCCTGCGCTCGGGCACGGACTTGGTCAAGGTAGTTGATTTCGGTTTGGCCAAGGTGCTCAGCCCAGGTTCTTCGTCGATCACCGCGCCAAACCTCGTATGTGGTACTCCGGATTACATGGCGCCCGAGCAAGGTCGCGGGCAGAGCGTGGATGGGCGAGGCGATATCTACGCGGTAGGTGTACTGCTCTTCGAGATGCTTACCGGCCGCTTGCCGTTTGAGGCCGACACGCCCACGATGGTGGTGCTGAAGCACATCACCGAGCCCGTGCCCGATCCGCGGAGGCTATGTCCGCATCGGGATATCCCGAAGCCGCTCATCGATGTCGTTTTCACCGCGCTCCAGAAGGAAGCCGACGACAGGTTTCAGGGTGCCGAGCAGATGTCGGCCGCGTTGCGCAGCGCGTCTGCCTTGATGCAGCCTCTGACAGGCTCGGAGGTGCGCTGCCCAACCTGTGGCGCGCGTACGCCCCGCAGGCATCGCTTCTGCGGCGAGTGTGGGGCCCCGGTCGCACCGCATCAGCTCGAGGCGGGCGGTGGATCGTTGCCGCAGGGCCCCACCTCCGTGCGGCCACGCATGTCTTATGTCCCCCGCTGGCGCGGCACGTCGGGGCCGTTGCTGGGACGAGACAACGAGATGAGACAGGTGCGGGAGCTGCTTGCGACTCCGCCGCGAGGGGTAAGCCATTTGCGATTGGAGGGTGAGCCGGGTGTAGGCAAAACACGCATGCTTGCCGAAATCGCTGCCCGGGCGGCGGACGAGGGGTGCTTCGTGGTGGGGGCGGGTCCTCACCAGAGCGCGACGTTGGTCCCCTACGAACCCGTCAAGAATCTGTTGCTGGTGCTGGTCGACGGAGATGACGACAGCATGGAGTCGTTGCCGTCGGAGCACAGTCTTCCGCCGTTGGCCCGAGCGGGGCTGTGCGAGCTACGCTGCCCGTCCGGACTTGTCGGTAGCGAACGTATGTCGCGTGCCGGCGCGGTGGCAGCGGCGCTTGCAGAGGGTCTCCGCATCGCCGGCGAACGCACCAAGGTCGACCGTTTCGTTCTGCTCCTGGACGATCTGCATCGCTGCGACGGGCTGACCGGCGAGGTGCTGCTGCAGCTTGGCCGATTCATCGACGACAAGTTCGTGCTCGTCGTGACAGCCGGTCCCACACCCAGCGGGCACGCTCCCGAGGGCAGCCTCCGGATCACGCTCGACGGCCTCTTGCCGGACGAGGCGCTGCGGCTCTGGTCGATTACTCAGAGTGCGGGTTCCGCTTCCATGGTAGAGCAGGCGGTAGAGCAGGCACTTGCGGCGCAGCCGCGTCTGCCTCCATTGTACATCGAACAGTTGCGCGAGCTGAGCGCCACAGGCACCCAGAGCAGCGACGCGGTGCCTCCACGGCTTGCTGACGTCGTTGCGCAACGCGTCGAGCGCTTGGACATCGCTTCTCGTAGAGTGCTGCAGGCGGCCGCGGTGCTGGGGGTGCGCTGTCAGCGCAGCGCCTTGGCTCAGATCGTGGACAGGCACGATCTGTCGGCGCTTGGCACGCTCAAGACGCTCCGGTTCGTGTGCATGGACGACAAGGATGACGAGGTATCGATTGCCCACCCCTTTATCCGAGACCTTGTCGCCGCGTCCATCCCTGCCCAAGCGCGCAGGGAGTTGCACGGAAGGGCGCTGCAGGTCGCAGTAGATACCGGTGCGCCGCTGGAGGTGCGTGCTGATCACGCTTTTCACGCCGACGAGCTGATGACCGCCTTGATGCTGTCCGAGCGCGTGGGTGATGAGGCCCTCAGGCGAGGTGACCCACAGAGCGCGATACTGTCATTTCAGCGTGGCCTTGGCTTGGCGCGGCGGGAGATGCTCGGACTGGGAGATGCTTCCTTCGAGGCAGCCATCGCGACCTTCGGCCGGAAGCTCGCCATCGCGCTCGAACAGACAGGCGACTTGGTGAGAGCCGACGGTGTGCTGCGCGAGACACTGGAATTGGTGGCCCCGAATAGCTCGCAACGGGCACGTATGCTGCGTGTGCTTGGGCGGATCGGCGTGCAACGGGGACGGCAGCGCGAGGCCGGTCGCCGTTTGGGCCAAGCGCTGGAAATCGCTACCGCCAACGGCGATAAGATCGGTCAAGCCGAGGCTCAGTTGGAGCTCACGAAGCTGCGCATCGCAAGCGACGATTTGGACGGAGCGGACAGCGGGTTCCAGGTTGCCTGTCGGTTGCTTCACGAGGCGGAAGCTGCTCCGGCGCAGCGCGGTCGTGCGCTGCTCGAGCACGCGCAGTTCCTGTGCCGGCACGAGCAGCGATCGGCGGCACGGCTCGTCTTGGAGCGCGCGCAAAAGCTGGCTCGGGGTGTGGGTGGGTCCCACCTTGCTGCGCGCGTGTCCGGCTTGCGGGCGGAAGTCGCGTTGTCGGAGCACGACGTTGCTCTAGCTGAGCGGTGTTTCAGCGACGCTGCCGCACTTGCGGCGGAGGCCGGGGACGCTGATGGAGCAGAACGCTGGCACAGGGAGGCGCTGCGGTTGCGGGATGCATCCCGGGGTTCGGTCAACGACGGCGCCTTGGCGCAGAAACAGCCCTAG
- a CDS encoding sulfatase: protein MALVRPPFRFALCALLGLGCDRQREAAPRAANLVLIVVDTLRRDHVSAYHQGADPAPVATPHIDALAQRGVLFENAYTHAPITGPSHASMFTSLLPRDHGVHNNGQRLAERFGTLAERLRRSKRHTAAFVSLQALAGKFGYAQGFDHYRDDFEHFWWKSAGELNEALLPWISEHARSPLFLWVHYSDPHEPYAPPAWYQRIDLKLQGSALPGFSADGRPVRPKLALASGRNKLEFVHRGDRAVRIRFWHPPPQTSFSFGGAWTASSNQAKLLRPGARATLVVTNHSTKPRDVTVKFRPEIVLNAPDKRRGYAEEVGYVDAEIGRLFKALKRNDLWANTLIVLTADHGEELGERRGRFGHVHNLREILVRVPLIMAFPGRLPEGVRVEDPVGHIALVPTVLDQLGLPQPDKVRGRKLFPTGEIGMRPVVAQTFRPQAHSTRHAVRLGRYKYVRNKTKNGEALFDLALDPDAVTNLLKLEGSRPGGWPRIPLRRARAVLEGILASDARFPEAASERAEMSEEDIEALRALGYTL from the coding sequence ATGGCACTAGTGCGGCCGCCGTTCAGGTTCGCTCTGTGCGCGCTGCTCGGCCTCGGTTGCGACCGTCAGCGCGAAGCAGCGCCGCGCGCGGCCAATCTCGTACTGATCGTCGTTGACACGCTGCGAAGAGACCACGTGTCTGCCTACCATCAGGGGGCAGATCCCGCTCCAGTCGCCACGCCACACATCGATGCGTTGGCTCAGCGCGGGGTGCTGTTCGAAAACGCTTACACGCACGCACCCATTACCGGTCCTAGCCACGCCAGCATGTTCACGTCGCTTTTGCCGCGCGACCACGGTGTGCACAACAACGGACAACGCTTGGCCGAACGCTTTGGCACGCTGGCTGAACGACTGCGACGGAGCAAGCGCCACACGGCGGCCTTCGTCAGCTTGCAGGCCCTTGCTGGCAAGTTCGGCTATGCGCAGGGCTTTGACCACTACCGGGACGATTTCGAGCACTTCTGGTGGAAGTCCGCTGGCGAGCTCAATGAGGCGCTGTTGCCCTGGATCTCCGAGCACGCCAGGTCACCGCTTTTTCTATGGGTTCACTACTCGGATCCACACGAGCCGTATGCACCGCCCGCCTGGTATCAGCGCATCGATTTGAAACTGCAAGGCTCGGCACTGCCCGGGTTCAGCGCCGACGGCCGGCCCGTGCGTCCGAAGCTGGCTCTCGCCAGCGGGAGGAACAAGCTCGAGTTCGTACACCGTGGCGACCGCGCTGTCCGGATCCGCTTCTGGCATCCTCCCCCGCAGACGAGCTTCAGCTTCGGAGGAGCGTGGACCGCTTCCAGTAACCAAGCCAAGCTGCTCCGGCCGGGCGCTCGCGCAACCCTGGTAGTGACGAACCACTCGACCAAACCCAGGGACGTGACCGTCAAGTTTCGTCCCGAGATCGTGCTCAACGCTCCAGACAAACGACGTGGCTATGCGGAAGAGGTCGGGTATGTAGATGCCGAGATTGGTCGCTTGTTCAAGGCACTAAAGAGGAACGACCTGTGGGCGAACACCCTGATCGTGCTCACCGCAGATCATGGGGAAGAGCTCGGCGAGCGGCGTGGCCGATTCGGCCACGTGCACAACCTACGGGAGATCTTGGTTCGGGTACCCTTGATCATGGCGTTCCCAGGTCGCTTGCCGGAGGGAGTGCGGGTTGAGGATCCCGTCGGTCACATCGCACTCGTGCCAACCGTGCTCGATCAGCTGGGCCTGCCGCAGCCGGACAAGGTACGCGGTCGCAAACTCTTCCCAACAGGCGAAATCGGCATGCGACCTGTTGTAGCCCAGACCTTCCGTCCCCAAGCACACTCCACGCGGCATGCGGTGCGGCTCGGTCGCTACAAGTACGTGCGAAACAAGACGAAAAACGGAGAGGCCTTGTTCGACCTGGCTCTGGATCCCGACGCGGTAACCAATCTGCTGAAGCTCGAGGGATCACGGCCGGGCGGCTGGCCGCGAATTCCACTCCGGCGCGCTCGGGCCGTCCTCGAAGGCATCCTGGCTTCGGACGCGCGATTCCCCGAGGCGGCTAGCGAGCGCGCCGAAATGTCCGAAGAAGACATCGAAGCACTCAGGGCGCTCGGCTACACGTTGTAG
- the tadA gene encoding Flp pilus assembly complex ATPase component TadA, translated as MIPTEVYTKTLMSFLTPIRLLLEAPDISEVMINGPDEIFVERQGKLERSEARFPSEQALVAALRCLAQYVGRPLDAEHPILEARTPDGSRVQAVLAPAAPSGPLVSIRRFSPDIATPEQLVARGSLTNEALELLRACVTRRKNLLVAGGAGSGKTSLLAAISSLIASDERVVVIEDAHELRLNGEHVVHLEAQPGDQRSRGAVSLRTLFRATLRLRPDRIVIGEVRGAEALDLVQAMTSGHAGCLSTIHASHPEDALGRLETLALMGCTELPLFALRAQIVSAVDAIVQTRRLSDGRRIISHISEVCDLCPQRGYRVRPLFVHELAGDEGPMTFAKPRVAQAPHGAACADSSGVHPPNSTDSSNARRLEP; from the coding sequence ATGATCCCGACCGAAGTCTATACGAAGACCCTGATGTCGTTTCTGACGCCCATCCGGCTCCTGCTCGAAGCGCCGGACATCAGTGAGGTCATGATCAACGGCCCCGACGAGATCTTCGTGGAGCGCCAGGGCAAGCTCGAGCGCAGCGAGGCCAGATTCCCCTCTGAACAGGCTCTGGTAGCGGCGCTACGCTGCCTCGCCCAGTACGTCGGCCGGCCGCTGGACGCCGAGCATCCCATACTGGAGGCGCGCACGCCCGACGGCTCACGCGTGCAAGCCGTGCTCGCACCCGCCGCACCGAGCGGCCCGCTTGTTAGCATCCGCCGCTTCTCACCGGACATCGCGACTCCAGAGCAGCTCGTGGCAAGGGGCTCCCTGACCAACGAGGCGCTCGAGCTGCTCAGGGCCTGCGTGACGCGCCGCAAGAACCTGCTGGTGGCCGGTGGCGCGGGGTCCGGTAAGACCTCGCTGCTTGCCGCGATCTCGTCCTTGATCGCAAGCGACGAACGCGTCGTAGTGATCGAGGACGCTCACGAGCTGCGCTTGAACGGCGAGCACGTAGTGCATCTCGAGGCCCAGCCGGGAGACCAGCGCAGCCGCGGTGCCGTAAGCCTGCGAACCCTCTTTCGTGCGACGCTGCGGCTACGGCCCGATCGTATCGTCATCGGAGAAGTGCGTGGTGCCGAGGCCCTCGATTTGGTGCAGGCGATGACGTCGGGACACGCCGGCTGCCTGTCTACCATCCACGCCTCGCACCCGGAAGACGCGCTGGGGCGCTTGGAGACCCTGGCGTTGATGGGATGCACGGAGCTGCCCCTGTTCGCCCTGCGAGCACAGATCGTGTCGGCAGTTGACGCGATCGTGCAGACTCGGCGGCTCTCCGATGGAAGGCGCATCATCAGCCACATCAGCGAAGTCTGTGACCTGTGTCCACAGCGAGGGTATCGGGTGCGTCCGTTGTTCGTTCACGAGCTCGCAGGCGACGAGGGTCCCATGACCTTCGCCAAGCCCCGGGTAGCGCAAGCCCCGCATGGCGCAGCCTGCGCAGATTCGTCAGGCGTTCATCCGCCGAACTCAACCGATTCGTCGAACGCGAGGAGACTCGAGCCATGA